In the Ruminococcus sp. OA3 genome, one interval contains:
- a CDS encoding dihydroorotase → MDILIKNGRIIDPDTKLDEKADLYIEDGKIADVQPTIRKKAKKVIDARGCYVMPGLIDMHVHLRDPGQTHKEDVETGSKAAAKGGFTTIVAMPNTKPVIDEPTRVSYVINKALQCSPIHVLQTGAITKGQKGEELADLEGMIRVGIPALSEDGKTVMNSHLYLEAMKIAAQYDIPILAHCEDINMANGGCLNDDEVAKKLGLPGISNSVEDVIIARDIFMSFDTGCRLHLCHCSTKNSELMMRNAKEDGQKVTAEVCPHHFTLTSEDIKEGNSNYKMNPPLRTKEDVDALKQGLKDDVFDVISTDHAPHRHAEKSGSMRDAPFGIVGLETCVALTISELVKPGVITPMQMAEKMSYNPARILKLENRGSLAVGKEADVVIIDPNAEYIIDACTFVSKSKNTPFHGRKVNGEVRYTICGGKIVYEAK, encoded by the coding sequence ATGGATATTTTGATTAAAAACGGAAGGATCATCGATCCGGATACAAAACTGGATGAAAAGGCGGACCTGTATATTGAGGATGGAAAGATCGCAGATGTGCAGCCGACGATCAGAAAAAAGGCAAAGAAAGTCATTGACGCCAGGGGATGTTATGTGATGCCCGGATTGATTGATATGCACGTACATCTCCGGGACCCGGGACAGACACATAAAGAGGATGTTGAAACCGGTTCTAAAGCTGCTGCAAAGGGTGGATTTACAACGATCGTAGCCATGCCGAATACGAAGCCTGTGATAGATGAACCGACGAGGGTCAGTTACGTGATCAATAAAGCGCTGCAGTGCTCGCCGATCCACGTGCTTCAGACGGGAGCGATCACAAAAGGACAGAAGGGCGAGGAACTGGCAGATCTGGAGGGAATGATCAGAGTGGGGATACCGGCTCTGAGTGAGGATGGGAAAACAGTAATGAATTCCCACCTGTATCTGGAGGCAATGAAAATTGCTGCACAGTATGATATTCCGATACTCGCACACTGCGAGGATATTAATATGGCGAATGGCGGCTGTCTGAATGATGATGAGGTGGCAAAGAAGTTAGGGCTGCCGGGCATCAGCAACTCAGTGGAGGATGTCATCATCGCCAGAGATATCTTTATGTCATTTGATACGGGCTGCAGGCTGCATCTGTGCCACTGTTCTACGAAGAACAGTGAATTGATGATGCGTAATGCGAAGGAAGACGGTCAGAAAGTGACTGCCGAAGTATGTCCGCATCATTTTACCCTGACTTCAGAGGATATTAAAGAGGGAAACAGCAATTATAAGATGAATCCTCCTTTGCGTACAAAAGAGGATGTGGATGCACTGAAGCAGGGGCTGAAAGACGATGTATTTGATGTGATCAGTACGGATCATGCTCCGCACAGACATGCAGAAAAGAGTGGAAGCATGCGGGATGCGCCGTTCGGCATCGTGGGACTGGAGACGTGTGTTGCGCTGACGATCTCCGAACTTGTAAAACCGGGTGTCATCACGCCGATGCAGATGGCAGAGAAGATGAGTTACAATCCTGCCAGGATTCTGAAGCTGGAAAACAGGGGATCGCTTGCGGTGGGAAAAGAAGCAGATGTGGTAATCATCGATCCAAATGCGGAATATATCATAGATGCATGCACATTTGTGTCAAAGAGCAAAAATACACCATTTCACGGACGAAAAGTAAACGGCGAGGTCAGATATACGATCTGCGGCGGAAAAATAGTATATGAGGCAAAATAG
- a CDS encoding MogA/MoaB family molybdenum cofactor biosynthesis protein: MYRVAIITSSDAGYRKEREDLSGPAIREIVEDNGYQVVSAVVLPDEKQMLSDEMRRIADGNLADLILTTGGTGFSPRDCMPEATAEVAQRMVPGIPEAMRAYSARFTKRAMLSRAAAGIREATLIVNLPGSPKAVRECLEYIISELGHGLDILTGTAANCARK, from the coding sequence ATGTATCGGGTAGCGATTATAACATCCAGTGATGCGGGATATCGAAAAGAGAGAGAGGATCTAAGTGGTCCCGCGATCAGGGAAATCGTGGAAGACAATGGATATCAGGTGGTATCAGCGGTGGTTCTGCCGGATGAAAAGCAGATGCTGAGTGATGAGATGAGACGCATCGCTGACGGAAATCTGGCGGATCTGATCCTCACAACAGGGGGGACCGGCTTTTCGCCGAGAGACTGTATGCCGGAGGCGACGGCGGAGGTGGCACAGAGGATGGTTCCGGGAATCCCGGAGGCTATGCGCGCTTACAGCGCACGGTTTACTAAACGAGCGATGCTGAGCAGGGCGGCAGCCGGTATCCGGGAAGCTACACTGATCGTCAATCTCCCGGGAAGCCCGAAGGCGGTCAGGGAGTGTCTGGAATACATTATCAGTGAACTGGGACATGGGCTTGATATTCTGACTGGGACTGCGGCGAATTGTGCAAGGAAATAG
- a CDS encoding sulfate/molybdate ABC transporter ATP-binding protein — protein sequence MSLKVEIKKKVKNFQLDIAFETNGGCLGILGASGCGKSMTLKCIAGIMTPDEGYIELNGRVLYDSQKKINIRPQSRGVGYLFQNYALFPNMTVEQNIAAGLKKSDEDLTEKVQRMIRLFQLEGLEKRRPGQLSGGQQQRVALARILAYKPEVMLFDEPFSALDAYLKEELQIQFENILELYQGDAVLVTHSRDEAYQTCERVCMLDEGRIIRQGETREVFRNPRFMKVARLTGCKNISAAKKLNGKKVWATDWGLTFEVETELPEHFSHIGIRAHDFMPADEQQIKDGNNIILCSVKEISESPFEWSILIKTPAADNSLLWWKIGKNQIGSRLAKKLPDTLYIAPGDILVMEDKY from the coding sequence ATGAGTCTGAAAGTAGAGATAAAGAAAAAAGTAAAGAATTTTCAGCTGGATATTGCGTTTGAGACAAATGGAGGCTGCCTGGGGATCCTGGGAGCCTCCGGCTGTGGAAAAAGTATGACGCTGAAGTGCATCGCAGGCATCATGACGCCGGATGAAGGATATATCGAGCTCAACGGACGTGTGCTTTATGATTCTCAAAAGAAGATCAATATCAGACCGCAGAGCCGTGGTGTCGGTTATCTGTTCCAGAATTATGCACTGTTCCCCAATATGACGGTAGAACAGAATATAGCAGCGGGGCTTAAAAAATCAGATGAAGATCTGACCGAAAAGGTACAGCGCATGATCCGGCTTTTTCAGCTGGAAGGACTGGAAAAACGCAGACCGGGGCAGCTTTCCGGCGGGCAGCAGCAGCGTGTGGCACTTGCAAGGATCCTGGCCTATAAACCGGAGGTGATGCTGTTTGATGAACCGTTTTCAGCACTTGATGCGTATTTAAAGGAAGAACTGCAAATTCAGTTCGAAAACATTCTGGAGTTGTATCAGGGGGATGCCGTACTGGTCACACACAGCAGAGACGAAGCGTATCAGACGTGCGAGAGGGTCTGCATGCTGGACGAAGGCCGTATCATAAGACAGGGGGAGACCAGGGAAGTCTTTCGCAATCCCAGGTTTATGAAAGTTGCAAGACTCACAGGATGTAAAAATATTTCAGCAGCGAAAAAGCTGAACGGTAAAAAGGTCTGGGCGACCGACTGGGGGCTGACATTTGAGGTGGAGACAGAATTGCCCGAACATTTCAGCCACATTGGCATTCGTGCGCATGATTTTATGCCTGCAGATGAGCAGCAGATAAAAGACGGAAACAATATAATCTTGTGCAGTGTAAAAGAGATCAGTGAGTCACCGTTTGAATGGAGCATTTTGATCAAAACACCGGCAGCGGACAATTCACTGCTCTGGTGGAAGATCGGAAAAAACCAGATTGGGTCCAGGCTGGCAAAGAAACTGCCCGACACACTTTACATCGCGCCCGGGGACATTCTGGTGATGGAAGATAAATATTAG
- the moaC gene encoding cyclic pyranopterin monophosphate synthase MoaC, with amino-acid sequence MGNKLTHFDSNGNAVMVDVTEKEVTHRTATARGTIRVNEDIMQAVLSGSVKKGDVLGVARIAGIMGVKRTSDLIPMCHPLPVGKCSVEFEVSKEKQEITAICTVMTDGKTGVEMEALTGVQIALLTIYDMCKAIDKRMVMTDIHLVNKSGGKSGDFAYD; translated from the coding sequence ATGGGGAATAAACTGACGCATTTTGACAGCAATGGAAATGCGGTGATGGTAGATGTGACAGAAAAGGAAGTGACCCACCGCACGGCTACTGCCCGCGGTACGATCAGGGTGAATGAAGATATCATGCAGGCGGTACTAAGCGGCAGCGTGAAAAAAGGAGATGTACTGGGGGTTGCAAGGATAGCGGGGATCATGGGAGTAAAAAGGACATCTGACCTGATTCCGATGTGCCATCCGCTGCCTGTCGGAAAATGCAGCGTTGAGTTTGAAGTTTCAAAGGAAAAGCAGGAGATTACAGCCATATGTACGGTGATGACTGACGGGAAAACAGGCGTGGAGATGGAGGCGCTTACGGGTGTACAGATCGCGCTTCTGACCATCTACGATATGTGTAAGGCGATTGACAAGCGGATGGTTATGACCGATATTCATCTGGTGAACAAAAGCGGCGGAAAGAGCGGTGATTTTGCATATGATTGA
- a CDS encoding cold-shock protein, with product MNKGTVKWFNAEKGYGFITSDDGSDVFVHFSAIQGDGFKSLDEGQAVSYDLTEGARGMQAANVVKL from the coding sequence ATGAACAAAGGAACAGTAAAATGGTTCAACGCTGAAAAAGGTTATGGATTCATCACAAGCGACGACGGATCTGATGTATTCGTACACTTTTCTGCAATCCAGGGCGACGGCTTTAAATCTTTAGATGAAGGTCAGGCTGTATCTTATGACTTAACTGAAGGCGCTCGTGGTATGCAGGCTGCCAACGTTGTAAAATTATAA
- the pyrF gene encoding orotidine-5'-phosphate decarboxylase, with product MINKLIDKIKKTNAPIVVGLDPMLSYIPEHIQQKAYAEYGETLEGAAEAVWQFNKAIVDATYDLIPAVKPQIAMYEQFGLPGLTAFKKTVDYCHGKDLVVIGDIKRGDIGSTSEAYAVGHLGKVQIGRKSYYGFDEDFATVNPYLGSDGVKPFIKVCQEEKKGLFILVKTSNPSSGEFQDQLVDGRPLYELVGEKVAQWGASCMGDTYSYVGAVVGATYPEMGKVLRKLMPKTFILVPGYGAQGGKGADLVHFFNEDGLGAIVNSSRGIIAAYKQEVYKHLGAENFADAARCAVNDMAADIDGALKNSGR from the coding sequence ATGATAAATAAACTGATAGATAAAATAAAGAAAACGAATGCACCGATTGTTGTAGGTCTTGACCCGATGCTTTCTTATATTCCGGAACACATCCAGCAGAAAGCGTATGCAGAATACGGAGAAACTCTGGAAGGTGCTGCGGAAGCAGTATGGCAGTTCAACAAGGCAATCGTTGACGCAACGTATGATCTGATTCCGGCTGTGAAGCCGCAGATCGCCATGTATGAACAGTTTGGGCTTCCGGGACTGACTGCGTTTAAGAAAACAGTGGACTACTGTCATGGAAAAGACCTGGTCGTCATCGGCGATATCAAGAGAGGGGATATCGGTTCTACTTCTGAAGCGTATGCGGTGGGACATCTTGGGAAGGTGCAGATAGGCAGAAAGTCGTATTATGGTTTTGACGAGGATTTCGCAACGGTAAATCCCTATCTGGGGTCTGACGGTGTAAAACCGTTTATTAAGGTGTGTCAGGAAGAAAAGAAGGGGCTGTTTATACTGGTGAAGACCTCCAATCCGTCTAGCGGAGAGTTCCAGGATCAGCTTGTAGATGGCCGGCCGCTCTATGAGCTGGTCGGAGAGAAGGTCGCGCAGTGGGGAGCCTCCTGTATGGGTGATACGTACAGTTATGTCGGTGCGGTTGTCGGGGCTACTTATCCGGAAATGGGTAAAGTCCTGCGTAAACTGATGCCGAAGACCTTTATTCTGGTGCCCGGGTATGGCGCTCAGGGTGGAAAAGGTGCTGACCTCGTCCATTTCTTTAATGAGGACGGACTGGGGGCGATCGTGAATTCTTCCCGGGGGATCATTGCGGCATATAAGCAGGAAGTGTATAAGCATCTGGGAGCTGAAAATTTTGCGGATGCTGCGCGGTGCGCGGTAAATGATATGGCTGCGGATATCGACGGTGCGTTAAAAAACAGCGGGAGATAA
- a CDS encoding molybdopterin-binding protein: MKEMATTEAVGQVLCHDLTQIIRDKKKGPAFRKGHIIQEEDIPVLLSMGKDHIYVWEKDENILHENEAADILYRMCRNEYMEPSEVKEGKIEIKATRDGLLKIREDRLLKVNLLGDMMIACRHNNTVVKKGEVLAGTRIIPLVIEKEKMELAKEAAGEQPLLMLKPIQPKKAGIVTTGNEVFYGRIKDTFTPVVEKKFEEFGAEVTMKTLVGDDKENIRQAILNMIAQGAEVVVCTGGMSVDPDDRTPGAIAATGAEVITYGAPVLPGAMMLLSYYHREDGQVVPILGLPGCVMYARRTIFDIMLPRVLADDRISKEEIARLGVGGLCLGCPTCTFPNCGFGKA; encoded by the coding sequence ATGAAAGAGATGGCAACCACAGAGGCAGTTGGACAGGTATTATGTCATGATCTTACACAGATCATCAGGGACAAAAAGAAAGGACCGGCTTTTCGAAAGGGGCACATCATTCAGGAGGAAGATATTCCGGTGCTGCTTTCCATGGGGAAAGATCACATCTATGTCTGGGAAAAAGATGAGAATATCCTTCATGAAAATGAGGCGGCTGATATCCTGTACCGGATGTGCAGGAATGAATATATGGAACCGTCAGAGGTAAAGGAAGGAAAAATAGAGATCAAAGCGACAAGGGACGGACTGCTGAAGATCAGGGAAGACCGTCTGCTGAAAGTCAACCTGCTGGGTGATATGATGATCGCATGCCGCCATAATAATACGGTTGTTAAAAAGGGGGAAGTACTGGCAGGAACACGTATAATCCCGCTGGTCATAGAAAAGGAAAAGATGGAGCTCGCAAAGGAGGCCGCAGGGGAACAGCCGCTGCTTATGCTCAAACCGATACAGCCGAAAAAGGCAGGGATCGTAACAACCGGAAATGAAGTATTCTATGGAAGGATAAAAGATACCTTCACTCCGGTAGTCGAGAAAAAATTTGAAGAATTCGGTGCCGAGGTCACAATGAAGACTTTAGTGGGTGACGACAAGGAGAACATCCGACAGGCAATTCTGAATATGATCGCACAGGGGGCAGAGGTCGTAGTCTGTACCGGCGGAATGAGTGTGGATCCGGATGACCGGACACCGGGAGCGATCGCAGCCACAGGCGCAGAGGTTATTACATACGGAGCACCGGTTCTGCCAGGGGCGATGATGCTGCTTTCTTACTATCACAGAGAAGACGGACAGGTGGTTCCCATTCTGGGACTTCCTGGATGTGTGATGTACGCCAGGAGGACCATTTTTGACATCATGCTTCCCCGGGTACTGGCGGACGACCGGATATCAAAAGAAGAAATCGCACGCCTGGGAGTTGGAGGATTGTGCCTGGGATGCCCGACATGTACGTTCCCGAACTGTGGATTTGGAAAAGCATAA
- the moaA gene encoding GTP 3',8-cyclase MoaA, with protein MIDQCGRNIDYVRISVTDRCNLRCVYCMPEDGVKNTPHEEILRYDEILRVCRIMAGLGISKIKLTGGEPLVRKDVPYLVRELKQISGIEKVTLTTNGILLTEYMKDLHAAGINGINISLDTMNPALFREITRRDMLDHVKCGIEAAMRYRDVPLKINCVPMGMEGQDLMEIAALAGEHPVHVRFIEMMPIGYGKKFKFIGEDEIVGQLRAAFGEVTPCMDKLGNGPGHYYTVEQLTGKIGFISAISHKFCNECNRIRMTSQGFLKSCLQYETGRDLRTLLRTGADDGDIEAAIREVVLKKPTGHEFLAEQISEEESHCMAQIGG; from the coding sequence ATGATTGATCAATGTGGGAGAAATATCGACTATGTCAGGATCTCGGTGACTGACCGGTGCAATCTGAGATGTGTCTACTGTATGCCTGAAGACGGTGTGAAAAACACACCTCACGAAGAAATTCTCAGATATGACGAGATTCTCAGAGTATGCCGCATTATGGCGGGGCTTGGAATTTCCAAAATCAAACTGACGGGCGGAGAACCTCTGGTGCGAAAAGATGTACCGTATCTTGTACGTGAACTGAAACAGATTTCAGGTATTGAAAAAGTGACGCTGACGACAAATGGCATATTGCTGACAGAGTATATGAAAGACCTGCATGCGGCGGGGATCAACGGTATCAATATCAGCCTGGACACCATGAATCCGGCACTGTTTCGTGAGATCACGAGACGGGATATGCTGGATCATGTGAAATGCGGGATCGAAGCTGCCATGAGGTACAGGGATGTTCCGCTGAAGATCAACTGTGTACCGATGGGAATGGAAGGCCAGGATTTGATGGAGATCGCGGCACTGGCAGGAGAACATCCTGTTCATGTGAGATTTATTGAGATGATGCCGATAGGATATGGAAAAAAATTCAAATTCATCGGAGAGGATGAGATTGTCGGACAGCTCAGGGCGGCGTTCGGAGAGGTGACGCCTTGTATGGATAAACTGGGCAATGGACCGGGACACTACTATACAGTAGAACAGCTGACCGGGAAAATTGGATTTATCAGTGCGATCAGTCATAAGTTCTGTAATGAATGTAACCGAATCAGAATGACTTCGCAGGGGTTTCTGAAGTCGTGCCTGCAGTATGAGACGGGGCGTGATCTGCGCACGCTTTTGAGAACAGGAGCGGATGACGGGGACATCGAGGCCGCCATCCGTGAGGTTGTTTTAAAGAAACCGACAGGACATGAGTTTCTGGCAGAACAGATTTCGGAAGAAGAATCTCACTGCATGGCACAGATAGGAGGATGA
- the modA gene encoding molybdate ABC transporter substrate-binding protein: MKKKLMAVMMVAAMTAALAGCGDKAADESKTDTAQEAEPTTEEADPTEAADDKDAAGEETTILVAAAASLEYSYTDELIPMFEEANPGIKVEGTYDSSGKLQTQIGEGLEADVFMSAAMKQMNALKDESMIDADSVVELLENKIVLIVPADGESSLAAFEDIKNAETVALGDPESVPAGQYAQEALTSLGIYDEVAAKSSFGTNVTEVLNWVAEGSADAGIVYATDAATTDKVKVVAEAPEGALAEPVIYPVGVVTASEKKDAAQKFVDFLQTPEAMAVFEEYGFTSNIG; this comes from the coding sequence ATGAAAAAAAAATTAATGGCAGTGATGATGGTAGCGGCGATGACAGCGGCGCTGGCAGGGTGCGGAGATAAAGCCGCAGATGAATCCAAAACGGATACTGCCCAGGAGGCAGAACCAACAACGGAAGAGGCAGATCCGACCGAGGCAGCAGATGATAAAGATGCGGCGGGCGAGGAGACGACGATCCTGGTCGCGGCCGCTGCGAGTCTTGAGTATTCCTACACGGATGAACTCATTCCAATGTTCGAGGAAGCAAATCCGGGCATCAAGGTAGAGGGTACTTATGACAGCTCAGGAAAACTGCAGACACAGATTGGAGAGGGCCTGGAAGCAGATGTCTTTATGTCAGCTGCCATGAAACAGATGAATGCACTGAAAGACGAATCGATGATCGATGCGGATTCTGTTGTGGAGCTGCTGGAGAACAAAATCGTACTGATTGTTCCGGCTGACGGCGAATCTTCACTTGCAGCATTTGAGGATATTAAAAATGCTGAGACAGTTGCACTTGGAGATCCGGAGAGTGTTCCGGCAGGACAGTATGCGCAGGAAGCGCTTACGAGTCTCGGGATTTATGATGAGGTAGCGGCAAAGTCCAGCTTTGGGACCAATGTGACGGAAGTTTTGAACTGGGTAGCTGAGGGAAGTGCTGATGCAGGTATCGTCTATGCAACGGATGCAGCGACGACAGACAAGGTTAAGGTGGTGGCAGAGGCACCGGAGGGAGCTCTGGCGGAACCTGTGATCTATCCGGTCGGAGTTGTCACCGCATCTGAGAAAAAAGATGCGGCACAGAAGTTCGTGGATTTTCTGCAGACGCCGGAAGCCATGGCTGTATTTGAAGAATACGGTTTCACCTCAAATATAGGATAG
- the modB gene encoding molybdate ABC transporter permease subunit, with amino-acid sequence MDYSPILISMKTAGLAIIVTFFIGIGLARFVVGIKKTAVRHILDGLFTLPLVLPPTVAGFFLLYIFGVKRPLGKFFIDYFSVKIAFSWGATVLAAVVISFPLMYRSARGAFEQVDENLLHAGRTLGMSEWTIFWRVLLPNAMPGVVSGAVLAFARGLGEFGATAMIAGNIAGKTRTLPLAVYSAVAAGDMNTAYDYVMILVIISFAVVVVMNLATAREKRGMRI; translated from the coding sequence ATGGACTATTCACCAATTCTGATATCTATGAAGACAGCCGGGCTCGCTATCATTGTTACGTTTTTTATCGGCATTGGGCTGGCACGTTTTGTCGTGGGGATTAAAAAAACTGCGGTCAGACACATTCTGGATGGACTGTTCACATTACCTCTGGTACTGCCTCCTACCGTGGCAGGTTTTTTCCTGCTTTACATATTTGGGGTCAAAAGACCTCTGGGAAAATTTTTCATTGACTATTTCAGCGTTAAGATTGCATTCTCATGGGGGGCTACGGTACTCGCTGCAGTCGTTATCTCGTTTCCGCTGATGTACCGCTCTGCACGCGGTGCCTTTGAACAGGTGGACGAAAATCTGCTCCATGCCGGGAGAACTCTTGGAATGTCGGAGTGGACGATTTTCTGGAGAGTACTGCTCCCGAATGCGATGCCGGGGGTTGTTTCCGGGGCAGTGCTGGCATTTGCCAGGGGACTCGGGGAATTTGGTGCGACGGCGATGATTGCCGGAAATATTGCCGGCAAAACGAGGACCCTTCCGCTTGCCGTCTACTCAGCGGTGGCGGCGGGGGATATGAATACGGCATACGACTATGTGATGATTCTGGTGATCATATCATTTGCCGTCGTCGTAGTGATGAATCTCGCGACAGCGAGAGAGAAACGCGGGATGAGGATATGA
- a CDS encoding histidine phosphatase family protein, translating to MKLILMRHGSIRLPDEEKCYIGQTDRSMTQEGQTEVDKSLERLGGQIGWVDEIWSSDLKRCVETAERAAMHFEMPFRTDQRLREINLGDWEGQSVRLIRQEYPKEYRIRGEHPGNYRTPGGENFLQVMIRAVQFTQERVQCLQEEKVFLFITHAGVIRTLCCCRDGRNPDELLQYQIGYGEYVVWDATKAAVMERLKDQSYH from the coding sequence GTGAAGCTAATTTTGATGCGGCACGGCTCTATCCGGCTGCCTGACGAAGAAAAGTGTTACATCGGACAGACGGATAGGTCCATGACGCAGGAGGGGCAGACAGAGGTCGATAAAAGCCTGGAGCGTTTGGGAGGACAGATCGGATGGGTCGATGAAATCTGGTCCAGCGACCTGAAGCGATGCGTGGAGACTGCCGAACGTGCAGCAATGCATTTTGAAATGCCGTTTCGGACGGATCAACGTCTCCGGGAAATTAATCTCGGAGACTGGGAGGGGCAATCCGTCCGCCTGATCCGGCAGGAATATCCTAAAGAGTACAGGATCAGGGGGGAACATCCGGGGAACTACCGCACACCGGGCGGAGAAAATTTTCTCCAGGTGATGATACGCGCTGTACAGTTTACACAAGAAAGGGTACAATGTCTACAGGAAGAAAAGGTATTTCTTTTTATTACGCATGCAGGCGTTATCAGAACGCTCTGCTGCTGCAGAGACGGCAGGAATCCCGATGAATTGCTGCAATATCAGATAGGATATGGAGAGTATGTGGTCTGGGATGCGACTAAGGCAGCTGTTATGGAAAGACTGAAGGATCAAAGTTATCACTAA
- a CDS encoding XdhC family protein: MDYRGFYLELHRRMQREALVPVTTYLTGARRGEKEFKTEQVNGCFSENFQGQMTVVLCGAGHVSQAAARIFRELEYRLIVVDDRLEYANTVRFPMADEIRCLNFDTEFPNARFPEHAYYVILTRGHEHDYTCLRNILTRSHGYIGMIGSRSKVKLSRERLAEEGFSAEQVDAVHAPIGLRIGGQTPAEIAVSIAAEIIQVKNTESGSTLDEAVLEGLNQTEPSVMVTVTEKEGSSPRGKGSRMVVTSCGKNYGTIGGGAIEYAAVKRAVELCRTGCFDTAGYDLGNSEAATLGMVCGGRVAVMFEPL; the protein is encoded by the coding sequence ATGGATTACCGGGGATTTTATCTGGAACTGCATAGGAGAATGCAAAGGGAAGCGCTGGTTCCCGTGACCACGTATCTGACCGGGGCCAGAAGGGGTGAAAAGGAATTCAAGACAGAGCAGGTAAATGGATGCTTTTCAGAAAACTTTCAGGGTCAAATGACTGTAGTGCTGTGCGGGGCAGGTCATGTGTCGCAGGCGGCAGCACGAATTTTCCGGGAATTGGAATACCGCCTGATCGTGGTGGATGACCGACTGGAATATGCGAATACGGTCAGATTTCCGATGGCCGATGAGATTCGCTGTCTGAATTTTGATACAGAGTTTCCGAATGCCCGGTTTCCGGAGCATGCTTATTATGTGATTTTGACGCGGGGACATGAGCATGACTATACGTGCCTGCGCAACATCCTGACGCGTTCACATGGATATATCGGTATGATCGGAAGCAGAAGCAAAGTAAAGCTGTCCAGAGAACGGCTGGCGGAAGAAGGCTTTTCGGCGGAGCAGGTGGATGCGGTGCATGCGCCGATCGGATTAAGGATCGGAGGACAGACACCGGCGGAGATCGCTGTCAGTATTGCAGCTGAAATTATACAGGTGAAGAATACGGAATCGGGCAGCACACTGGACGAGGCGGTGCTTGAAGGCCTGAACCAGACAGAACCGTCTGTGATGGTGACGGTGACAGAAAAGGAAGGATCGTCGCCGCGGGGTAAGGGCAGCCGGATGGTGGTGACCTCCTGCGGGAAAAACTATGGGACAATAGGCGGCGGGGCAATTGAATATGCTGCGGTTAAGCGGGCCGTTGAATTATGCCGGACAGGGTGTTTTGACACCGCAGGGTATGACCTTGGCAATTCAGAAGCGGCAACGCTGGGAATGGTATGCGGAGGACGTGTGGCGGTGATGTTTGAGCCGCTGTAA